One stretch of Natronobacterium gregoryi SP2 DNA includes these proteins:
- a CDS encoding DEAD/DEAH box helicase family protein has translation MAESPRKAYYVSNLAPTHGTDDDGDFVSQINPSAITLDFKPKDPNATFPVAVEFDLYYPSHPTYDEYETLVERSRHVADINQPGTTPEADDGEVEADGGAEAAASDADGGTGTDAVNEDDLYALDRSFYRRVTVEYEDDLDLSDPDAADQFTRGIQQAIENAIDSATDEVKATREQPDPEDYPNLDLHDLDKSEFQRVIDDLPEAPTQAVQWNVTFGVVQHNGEVALRLMNEPVGVGDDTENADESHVFNPKIEVDARLNKYKFDLGPDDYRFDQHIWAKGHNCSTTVEPIDEAADEYHVETTATPRSEVYEFEFNQDHDTRFDALAGNVAGKSTTDVLEAIADDMEDYAEEWYTDHLDDFLTEYNAESEWRKYSDDTRLETVFSLAEEDPNDDASAWSGPGEVIEYTRAIVNFLEEVERFNRGIEVLDEQPDVLRSFQWMNEVNHRVHWLMTPDDEGFDGWRLFQLVFIVSNLPSIVARDPAPEYEQYASKYDDMAEVLWFPTGGGKTEAYLGLVLFNLFFDRLRGKKNGVTAWIRFPLRLLSRQQKSRFMKAMLVAEDIRTTSEDEGGLGDAGTAFSLGYFPGSRDSPNALGGRSNNFDETFAAADTSDAAQETLENMCQHLDECPLCGSEVTVHYDETANSVYHHCSGNALADGEDCIDRIPLYVTDRDIYRYTPSVLLGSLDKIAVMGMQPRFANLFGNFTTECPIHGLGYSDRCSEHDSVCDFEKGSDDLIEVEPGTRDPAKRGEVEYFDPIPTLHLIDEVHLLNEELGAFASHYETTYLSLCEKIGDAQPKVITSTATIAEYERQVENLFQKEGMRFPEEGPELGETFYGELNEQKVEREYHGLTPNNRTHLYAVLDLVKQYHEVIRDYYDKDPDELAREVVRAYHERNPDASPLDPSDQDDLDDLVDRTGWTDALDADEKAEVLELYETSLVYFTNKREKDTYRKNIGKQIADEMTEDGYEVPLEEQQLTADTEDTGVLDRLEDPEDDWHERIDTVPATSFVGHGIDVDRFNFMLFFGYPSQTFQYIQASSRVGRQDDKPGHVLDVFRPFDKRDRHRYKYFEKLHEYLSRTVEPVPIDRWAKFAVEKTFSGVLMSILLQYYRPLLFRKRDADGNPYTLGSGSNEQRVNLQNADHLYEAMNNDRWFPELTKDKLAKHLSDAYGLDNQFYTNEHFRERVIEGSAEEASRLDDIWRYWNDRLDTEMDYPEFRDKHKPMINLRDIGTSGDVTSYTKSGDSDFIEALTQN, from the coding sequence GTGGCCGAATCCCCGAGAAAGGCGTACTACGTTTCCAATCTCGCACCCACACATGGCACCGACGATGACGGAGATTTCGTCTCCCAAATCAACCCGAGCGCCATCACGCTCGACTTCAAGCCGAAAGACCCCAACGCCACCTTCCCCGTGGCCGTCGAGTTCGACCTCTACTATCCGAGTCATCCGACCTACGACGAGTACGAAACGCTCGTTGAACGGTCGCGCCACGTGGCCGACATCAACCAGCCTGGTACCACGCCCGAGGCCGACGACGGGGAGGTCGAAGCTGATGGTGGCGCGGAAGCCGCCGCGTCCGACGCAGATGGCGGGACCGGGACTGACGCCGTGAACGAGGACGACCTCTACGCGCTTGACAGGTCGTTCTACCGGCGCGTCACAGTCGAGTACGAGGATGACCTCGACCTCTCTGACCCTGACGCGGCTGACCAGTTCACACGCGGCATACAGCAGGCCATCGAGAACGCCATCGATTCGGCCACCGACGAGGTGAAGGCGACGCGCGAACAGCCCGACCCTGAAGACTACCCGAACCTCGACCTCCACGACCTCGACAAGTCGGAGTTCCAGCGGGTCATCGACGACCTGCCTGAGGCTCCGACCCAGGCCGTCCAGTGGAACGTCACGTTCGGCGTCGTCCAGCACAACGGCGAGGTGGCTCTCCGTCTGATGAATGAACCCGTAGGCGTCGGCGACGACACGGAGAACGCCGACGAGTCCCATGTGTTCAACCCGAAAATCGAGGTAGACGCCCGCCTCAACAAGTACAAGTTCGACCTCGGCCCCGACGACTACCGCTTCGACCAGCACATCTGGGCGAAGGGCCACAACTGCTCGACCACGGTCGAGCCCATTGACGAGGCCGCCGACGAGTACCACGTCGAGACTACAGCCACGCCGCGCAGCGAAGTCTACGAGTTTGAATTCAATCAAGACCACGACACGCGGTTCGACGCGCTCGCGGGCAACGTCGCGGGGAAGTCCACCACTGACGTGCTCGAAGCCATTGCCGACGACATGGAGGACTATGCCGAGGAGTGGTACACCGACCACCTCGACGACTTCCTCACCGAATACAACGCGGAGAGCGAGTGGCGCAAGTACAGCGACGACACACGGCTGGAGACCGTCTTCTCGCTGGCCGAGGAGGACCCGAACGACGACGCCAGCGCGTGGAGCGGGCCGGGCGAGGTCATCGAGTACACGCGCGCCATCGTCAATTTCCTCGAAGAGGTCGAGCGGTTCAACAGAGGCATCGAGGTGCTCGACGAGCAGCCTGACGTGCTGCGGTCATTCCAGTGGATGAACGAGGTCAACCATCGAGTCCATTGGCTGATGACGCCCGACGACGAGGGGTTCGACGGCTGGCGGCTGTTCCAGTTGGTGTTCATCGTCTCGAACCTCCCCAGCATCGTCGCACGCGACCCAGCGCCCGAGTACGAACAGTACGCCTCTAAATACGACGATATGGCGGAGGTGCTATGGTTTCCAACGGGTGGAGGCAAGACCGAGGCATATCTCGGGCTCGTCCTGTTCAACCTGTTCTTCGACCGCCTGCGCGGAAAGAAGAACGGCGTCACCGCGTGGATTCGCTTCCCGCTGCGTCTGCTGTCCCGCCAGCAGAAGTCGCGGTTTATGAAGGCGATGCTCGTCGCTGAGGACATCCGCACCACGTCCGAGGACGAGGGCGGCCTCGGCGACGCGGGCACCGCGTTCTCGCTTGGTTACTTCCCCGGTAGCCGCGACAGCCCGAATGCGCTCGGCGGGCGGAGCAACAATTTCGACGAGACGTTCGCGGCGGCGGACACTAGCGACGCCGCCCAAGAGACGCTGGAGAACATGTGCCAGCACCTCGACGAGTGCCCGCTGTGCGGCAGCGAGGTGACCGTCCACTACGACGAGACGGCCAACAGCGTGTACCATCATTGCTCAGGCAATGCACTCGCGGACGGTGAGGACTGCATCGACCGCATCCCGCTGTACGTCACTGACCGCGACATCTACCGCTACACACCGTCGGTGCTGCTCGGGTCGCTCGACAAAATCGCGGTTATGGGGATGCAACCCCGATTCGCAAACCTGTTCGGCAACTTCACTACCGAGTGCCCGATTCACGGACTGGGCTACTCCGACCGCTGCTCGGAACACGATAGCGTCTGCGACTTCGAGAAAGGCTCCGACGACCTCATCGAGGTTGAGCCCGGAACCCGCGACCCCGCCAAGCGCGGCGAAGTTGAGTACTTCGACCCTATCCCGACACTTCATCTCATCGACGAGGTTCACCTACTCAACGAGGAGCTCGGCGCGTTCGCCAGCCATTACGAGACGACGTACCTCTCGTTGTGCGAGAAGATTGGCGACGCACAACCAAAGGTCATCACGTCCACCGCAACCATCGCCGAGTACGAGCGTCAGGTCGAGAACCTCTTCCAGAAGGAGGGGATGCGCTTCCCCGAGGAGGGACCGGAACTCGGAGAGACGTTCTACGGTGAACTCAACGAGCAAAAGGTCGAGCGCGAGTACCACGGCCTGACCCCGAACAACCGAACTCACCTGTACGCGGTGCTGGACCTCGTGAAGCAGTACCACGAGGTCATCCGCGACTACTACGACAAGGACCCGGACGAGCTCGCCCGCGAGGTGGTGCGCGCATACCACGAACGCAACCCCGACGCCTCGCCGCTCGACCCCTCGGACCAGGACGACCTCGACGACCTCGTGGACCGCACGGGCTGGACAGACGCCCTCGACGCCGACGAGAAGGCGGAAGTGCTGGAACTGTACGAGACCTCGCTCGTCTACTTCACCAACAAGCGCGAGAAAGACACCTACCGCAAGAACATCGGCAAGCAGATTGCCGACGAGATGACCGAGGACGGCTACGAGGTACCACTCGAAGAACAGCAGTTGACGGCGGACACCGAGGACACGGGCGTCCTCGACCGGCTCGAAGACCCCGAGGACGACTGGCACGAGCGCATTGACACGGTGCCTGCCACCAGCTTCGTCGGCCACGGCATTGACGTGGACCGCTTCAACTTCATGCTGTTCTTCGGGTATCCCAGCCAGACGTTCCAGTACATTCAAGCGTCCTCGCGCGTCGGGCGGCAGGACGACAAGCCCGGTCACGTGTTGGACGTATTCCGCCCGTTCGACAAGCGAGACCGCCACCGCTACAAGTACTTCGAGAAGCTCCACGAGTACCTCTCGCGGACGGTCGAGCCCGTCCCCATCGACCGCTGGGCGAAGTTCGCCGTCGAGAAGACGTTCTCAGGCGTGCTGATGAGCATCCTACTTCAGTACTACCGGCCGCTGCTGTTCCGCAAGCGGGACGCCGACGGCAACCCATACACGCTCGGGTCGGGCAGCAATGAGCAGCGGGTGAACCTCCAGAACGCCGACCACCTCTACGAGGCTATGAACAACGACCGGTGGTTCCCCGAACTCACCAAGGACAAGCTGGCCAAGCATCTCTCGGACGCCTACGGGCTCGACAACCAGTTCTATACGAACGAGCACTTCCGCGAACGCGTCATTGAGGGGTCTGCGGAGGAGGCCAGCCGCCTCGACGACATCTGGCGGTACTGGAACGACCGTCTCGACACCGAGATGGACTATCCTGAGTTCCGTGACAAGCACAAGCCGATGATTAACCTGCGTGACATCGGGACCAGCGGTGACGTAACGTCCTACACGAAGTCGGGCGACTCTGACTTCATCGAGGCCCTCACCCAGAACTGA
- a CDS encoding DrmE family protein: MDAVRPYANACEERTFLAGFLQDSIENSGDPFHLGDTELAIVEAALRAFEQQKSVVIHNPFPSESLSVAICAAYAYSQKPTTGGPNQPMLLLPSMGYVTRFDDFHHSRTLNPDSNAVNSLIRREVVRATSEVEDRWGLYTAPTNDTFVFDEDCPHLGAMFIDFRRPEWAEQSFDRIEEFCENHPDVPVVYYTDEEDAAFELTCDRLGVEPLRVTNDLLSTADVSNDPENGESDLTVQQRILSNGGVNVTYVSVVDEDFSELLEDFTMLKNKLQERDIAPLAVGRVYNLLTKQPFKPKYWTECVKGDGYYSDVPTYLDLIRTKSDQSDGVGGDLLSNYARVANTVQGHLNDHHALQNNVFNAMQNAARDERDTVFVVSNAAERDALMSAATGEGYAIPENVQLLEMGQLQPNPDRHHIFLFPPYSESYIYEFPPSKHIAYVHNAMWHRYVQTNSKRKMNGKATHESRAVGGNGGPGEITDFVFDIDEVEDDIERRLRQNPLSLITDDSGSESDDEDNGGGQTRPTRRFYLDNDETLDVTDGQHITTYDSSEAAIKRKVAKNVSAGDEILLVDSVADDIYDVLVDSVDSRETMRENFNTVENWREMLVSEMEARNLDDEDVLDELQERGSDLEDDRTIHDWRTGDRYGPGDAADVRRTLQIFRPQLEEAALEQVHGVVWESLKTIRTEHRRLGRDVRRAIEAEVNPSTSAEFNASVNEAMIKNVTRDIEKVTVTKITRLKYSE, encoded by the coding sequence ATGGACGCGGTGAGGCCCTACGCCAACGCATGTGAGGAGAGAACGTTCCTCGCAGGGTTCCTACAGGACTCCATCGAAAACTCAGGCGACCCATTCCACCTCGGAGACACGGAATTAGCCATCGTCGAGGCAGCTCTCCGCGCCTTCGAGCAGCAGAAGTCGGTCGTCATCCACAACCCCTTCCCGTCCGAGTCGCTCTCAGTCGCCATCTGCGCCGCTTACGCTTACTCGCAGAAACCCACCACCGGGGGCCCGAACCAGCCGATGCTGCTCCTCCCATCGATGGGGTACGTCACGCGCTTCGACGATTTTCACCATTCGCGCACGCTGAACCCTGACTCGAACGCCGTGAACTCACTCATCCGCCGCGAAGTGGTGCGCGCCACGTCTGAGGTCGAAGACCGCTGGGGACTGTACACGGCTCCGACCAACGATACGTTTGTGTTCGACGAAGATTGTCCCCACCTCGGAGCGATGTTCATCGATTTCCGTCGTCCCGAGTGGGCTGAGCAGTCGTTCGACCGCATCGAGGAATTCTGCGAGAACCATCCAGACGTGCCCGTGGTGTACTATACCGACGAGGAGGACGCCGCCTTCGAACTCACATGCGACCGACTGGGCGTCGAGCCCCTTCGTGTGACCAACGACTTGCTCTCGACTGCCGACGTGTCCAACGACCCTGAGAACGGCGAGAGCGACCTAACCGTTCAGCAGCGAATCTTGTCAAACGGCGGCGTGAACGTCACGTATGTCTCCGTCGTGGACGAGGACTTCAGCGAGTTGTTAGAGGACTTCACGATGCTGAAGAACAAGCTGCAGGAGCGCGACATCGCCCCGCTCGCGGTCGGGCGCGTGTACAACCTACTGACCAAGCAGCCGTTCAAGCCGAAGTACTGGACCGAGTGCGTTAAGGGCGACGGCTATTACAGCGACGTACCAACCTACCTCGACCTCATCCGCACGAAGTCCGACCAATCGGATGGCGTCGGGGGCGACCTACTCTCGAACTACGCGCGGGTCGCCAACACCGTTCAAGGTCACCTCAACGACCACCACGCGCTCCAGAACAACGTTTTCAACGCGATGCAGAACGCCGCTCGCGACGAACGAGATACGGTGTTCGTGGTCTCGAACGCGGCGGAGCGGGACGCGCTGATGAGTGCTGCCACGGGCGAGGGATATGCGATTCCCGAGAACGTGCAGTTGCTGGAGATGGGACAACTCCAGCCGAATCCCGACCGGCACCACATTTTCTTGTTCCCGCCGTATTCCGAGTCGTACATCTATGAGTTCCCGCCGTCGAAGCACATCGCGTATGTCCACAACGCGATGTGGCACCGCTACGTACAGACGAATTCGAAGCGCAAGATGAACGGAAAAGCCACTCACGAGTCACGAGCGGTCGGTGGTAACGGCGGTCCCGGTGAAATCACGGACTTCGTGTTCGACATTGATGAGGTGGAGGACGATATTGAACGCCGCCTGCGCCAGAATCCGCTCTCACTCATCACCGACGACTCCGGCAGCGAAAGCGACGACGAGGACAACGGTGGCGGACAGACTCGTCCGACGCGCCGCTTCTACCTTGACAACGACGAGACGCTCGACGTGACCGACGGACAGCACATTACCACATATGACAGTTCAGAGGCGGCCATCAAACGGAAGGTCGCAAAGAACGTCTCCGCAGGCGACGAAATTCTACTGGTTGATTCGGTCGCGGACGACATCTACGACGTTTTGGTGGACTCAGTGGACAGCCGTGAGACAATGCGTGAGAACTTCAACACCGTGGAGAACTGGCGGGAGATGCTCGTCAGTGAGATGGAGGCACGCAATCTTGACGACGAGGACGTACTGGACGAGCTGCAGGAACGAGGCTCCGACCTCGAAGACGACCGCACGATTCACGACTGGCGGACGGGTGACCGTTACGGTCCCGGCGACGCCGCCGACGTGCGGCGAACTCTCCAGATATTTCGTCCGCAACTCGAAGAAGCCGCGTTGGAACAGGTTCACGGCGTGGTCTGGGAATCACTGAAGACTATCCGAACTGAGCATCGCCGCCTCGGGCGCGACGTGCGTCGTGCCATTGAAGCCGAGGTGAATCCCTCTACCAGCGCAGAGTTCAACGCAAGTGTTAACGAAGCTATGATAAAGAACGTCACGAGAGACATAGAAAAAGTCACGGTAACGAAAATTACCAGACTCAAATACTCTGAGTGA
- a CDS encoding DNA cytosine methyltransferase encodes MTDYKFADLFAGIGGTRAAFSQVDGYEGECVFSCEISEEAQNAYERNWGESITEHDIRDVDAGAVPDHDVLLACWPCPSFSRMGKKDGFEDERGMLFFEIVDILKKKQPKAFLLENVKNLRSVNDGSAFQTVKSHLTAAGYHVYDEVLNALDFGLPQHRERLILVGFREDIALTRDSFEIPTQNGNPLDTEEKQRTALAELLEDDPDDRYEASEKIKQDRRESVEDPDAIPEPSVWHENRAGDIKPRPYSSALRASSSWNYILINGKRHPTVREMLRLQGFPEWFEMDDSNRSRARRLTGNTVPVPMIREPAAALLDEIIP; translated from the coding sequence GTGACAGATTACAAATTTGCTGACTTGTTTGCAGGTATAGGTGGCACTCGCGCCGCGTTCTCCCAAGTGGATGGATACGAAGGAGAGTGTGTATTCTCGTGTGAAATCAGCGAGGAAGCCCAGAACGCCTACGAGCGCAACTGGGGGGAATCCATTACCGAACACGACATCCGTGACGTGGACGCCGGTGCGGTACCCGACCACGATGTGCTTCTCGCGTGCTGGCCCTGTCCCTCGTTCAGCCGGATGGGGAAGAAGGACGGCTTCGAAGACGAACGCGGGATGCTCTTCTTCGAAATCGTTGACATCCTCAAGAAGAAGCAACCAAAGGCGTTTCTGCTGGAGAACGTGAAGAATCTCCGGTCTGTCAATGACGGGAGCGCGTTCCAGACCGTCAAATCCCATCTCACTGCGGCAGGCTACCACGTGTACGACGAGGTGCTGAACGCACTGGACTTTGGGCTGCCCCAGCACCGAGAGCGACTCATCCTCGTTGGCTTCCGCGAGGACATCGCCCTCACGAGGGATAGTTTCGAAATCCCCACGCAGAACGGCAATCCGTTAGATACCGAAGAGAAGCAGCGCACGGCTCTCGCCGAACTCCTGGAGGACGACCCCGACGACCGCTATGAGGCCAGCGAGAAAATCAAGCAGGACCGCCGCGAGAGCGTTGAGGACCCCGACGCAATTCCCGAGCCCTCGGTGTGGCACGAGAACCGAGCTGGCGACATCAAACCACGCCCGTACTCCTCAGCACTCCGGGCGTCCTCCTCGTGGAACTACATCCTCATCAACGGCAAACGCCACCCCACCGTGCGCGAGATGCTGCGCTTGCAGGGCTTTCCCGAGTGGTTCGAGATGGATGATAGCAACCGCTCGCGAGCACGCCGCCTTACCGGGAACACCGTCCCCGTCCCCATGATTCGTGAACCCGCCGCTGCCCTTCTTGACGAAATCATACCATAA
- a CDS encoding DUF2797 domain-containing protein → MDAFQRQALCDAPFSSIAWQGSSPTLYLTTEQEGLDLGTLLGHTITLTLHEERVCTACGAKSETSPCPECRGTPPHTQCVYSPGNACTYQDCPFPEFREQNCSHDFEVYLVAKDRVKVGITRGGRRMNRFRDQGATHALILARAKNRKLAGIIEQCCTEAVTDRAPKGWFEPLENPRAALVEAARCCEDYIPDRVQSCSATTGVSDDQLADRVIDLEYPGCQQLDDAAAASRPLLDAGETKRGTLLAIRGGALALDTFTFESSHHKGRTLTIAVDDATRP, encoded by the coding sequence TTGGACGCATTCCAACGGCAAGCACTCTGCGACGCTCCCTTCTCCTCAATAGCGTGGCAGGGTTCATCTCCGACGCTATATCTAACGACGGAGCAGGAAGGTCTTGACCTCGGTACACTTCTCGGGCACACTATCACCCTCACCCTCCACGAGGAGCGCGTCTGCACAGCTTGCGGGGCCAAGAGCGAGACCTCTCCCTGCCCGGAGTGCCGCGGAACCCCACCACACACCCAGTGTGTCTACTCGCCAGGGAACGCCTGCACGTATCAGGACTGTCCGTTTCCTGAGTTTCGGGAGCAAAACTGTAGCCATGATTTCGAAGTGTACCTCGTAGCAAAGGACCGTGTGAAGGTCGGGATTACCCGGGGCGGTCGCCGGATGAATCGCTTCCGCGACCAAGGGGCGACCCACGCCCTGATTCTCGCCCGGGCAAAAAACCGCAAACTTGCAGGCATTATTGAACAGTGCTGCACCGAGGCGGTCACCGACCGTGCTCCCAAGGGTTGGTTCGAGCCGCTTGAGAACCCGCGGGCCGCACTGGTTGAAGCAGCCCGCTGCTGTGAGGACTACATCCCAGACCGCGTTCAGTCCTGCAGCGCCACCACTGGTGTAAGCGATGACCAACTCGCCGACCGCGTCATCGACTTGGAGTACCCTGGCTGCCAGCAACTAGACGATGCTGCCGCCGCATCGCGCCCACTGCTTGATGCGGGGGAAACCAAGAGGGGAACGCTCCTCGCCATCCGCGGTGGAGCACTCGCGCTGGACACGTTCACGTTCGAAAGCAGTCATCATAAGGGACGAACTTTGACAATCGCGGTCGATGACGCGACCCGTCCTTGA
- a CDS encoding Piwi domain-containing protein, which translates to MTVIDLDSTTTADELTSGHTYDISVTLTGVYDNTDEQHPRMSLAFEQDNGERRYITLWKNTTPKDVFTYDYATGSTYIFTNIDYEVKDGYENLTATYQTTVENATAQEVGTTDEDETFAGGEPLDHHLDDALNETPDDAETESDSGHVMTSFASRDQLPEWTLHTYTLTATDGAKTDTEYARRTLAYTVRQELYTDHDAAPVATDGLMLLTPEPLGETPLDLDCGVRVEADETRTLDYTTAKDRLLARELVEEGLKRSLWDDYLVRGIDEVLSKEPVLTCDEFDLHERYDLSVEVGHSGRAYLHINFRHRFVPKLTLADIDDDNIYPGLRVKTTYRPRRGHIVWGLRDECATDSLNTLGNQSVVAYHRNNQTPINTDLLDAIEAADRRVVETRRQGHGDDAVSFPQELLAVEPNTHQIKQFASDGFHQQARSKTRLSASRCSEKAQAFAERLDPVRLNGSTVEFSSEFFTGNNEQQLRLLYENGESVLTFRDGARGAHPDETFSKGIVNPPESFEVAVVLPEQQADTCKAQWDTMADLLNQAGAPPTRSETVQYDAFSSPESISLNVAGAIDPSEVDAAFVVLPPDQEGFADLASPTETYDELKKALANMGIYSQMAYFDRFRDAKIFYTRNVALGLLAAAGGVAFTTEHAMPGDADMFIGIDVSRSYPEDGASGQINIAATATAVYKDGTILGHSSTRPQLGEKLQSTDVRDIMKNAILGYQQVTGESPTHIVIHRDGFMNEDLDPATEFLNEQGVEYDIVEIRKQPQTRLLAVSDVQYDTPVKSIAAINQNEPRATVATFGAPEYLATRDGGGLPRPIQIERVAGETDIETLTRQVYLLSQSHIQVHNSTARLPITTAYADQASTHATKGYLVQTGAFESNVGFL; encoded by the coding sequence ATGACAGTGATTGACCTCGATTCGACCACCACCGCAGACGAACTGACATCGGGACACACGTACGACATCTCAGTCACGCTCACCGGTGTCTACGATAACACCGACGAGCAGCATCCTCGCATGTCTCTCGCATTCGAGCAGGACAACGGCGAGCGGCGTTACATTACCCTGTGGAAGAACACGACACCCAAGGATGTCTTTACATACGACTACGCCACGGGCTCGACGTACATCTTCACTAACATCGACTACGAAGTGAAGGACGGCTACGAGAATCTGACTGCAACATACCAGACGACCGTCGAGAACGCTACCGCTCAGGAAGTCGGGACGACTGACGAGGACGAAACGTTCGCGGGCGGCGAGCCGCTCGACCATCACTTGGACGACGCGCTCAATGAGACGCCAGACGACGCGGAGACAGAGAGCGACTCAGGCCATGTGATGACCTCGTTCGCCTCCCGCGACCAACTCCCTGAGTGGACGCTGCATACGTATACGCTAACAGCCACAGACGGCGCAAAGACGGACACGGAGTACGCGCGACGAACCCTCGCATACACGGTACGGCAGGAACTCTATACCGACCATGATGCGGCTCCGGTTGCAACTGACGGGCTAATGCTTCTCACGCCAGAGCCGCTCGGCGAGACCCCGCTTGACCTCGATTGCGGTGTCCGGGTCGAGGCGGACGAGACTCGGACACTCGATTACACCACGGCCAAAGACCGGTTACTCGCCCGCGAACTCGTCGAAGAGGGGCTCAAACGCTCCCTCTGGGATGACTACCTCGTTCGCGGCATCGATGAAGTCCTCTCAAAGGAGCCTGTGCTGACTTGCGATGAGTTCGACCTACATGAGCGGTATGACCTCTCTGTCGAAGTCGGTCACAGTGGGCGGGCGTACCTTCACATCAACTTCCGCCACCGGTTCGTACCGAAGCTGACGCTCGCAGACATCGATGATGACAACATCTATCCTGGGCTCCGGGTGAAGACGACGTATCGCCCCCGGCGAGGACATATCGTCTGGGGTCTGCGGGACGAGTGCGCCACCGACTCGCTCAACACGCTGGGAAACCAGTCCGTCGTTGCATACCACCGCAACAATCAGACACCTATTAACACTGACCTCCTCGACGCTATCGAGGCCGCTGACCGGCGAGTCGTCGAAACCCGACGTCAAGGGCACGGCGATGATGCTGTCTCATTCCCCCAAGAACTGCTTGCGGTCGAACCGAATACGCACCAAATTAAGCAGTTCGCCTCCGACGGATTCCACCAACAGGCCCGCTCAAAGACGCGTCTCTCGGCCTCCCGCTGCAGCGAGAAAGCGCAAGCGTTCGCCGAGCGGCTTGACCCGGTGCGTCTCAATGGGTCCACGGTAGAGTTCTCCTCGGAGTTTTTCACCGGGAACAACGAGCAGCAACTGCGCCTCCTCTACGAGAACGGTGAGTCGGTTCTGACGTTCCGCGACGGGGCGCGTGGTGCGCACCCCGACGAGACATTCTCGAAAGGTATCGTCAATCCACCAGAGTCGTTCGAGGTGGCCGTAGTACTGCCCGAGCAGCAGGCAGATACCTGCAAAGCGCAGTGGGACACGATGGCTGACCTCCTCAACCAAGCTGGCGCGCCACCGACACGGAGCGAGACCGTCCAATATGATGCGTTCTCCTCGCCAGAGAGCATCAGCCTCAATGTGGCTGGAGCCATCGACCCTAGCGAGGTAGACGCGGCATTCGTCGTACTGCCGCCGGACCAAGAAGGATTCGCAGACCTCGCCAGTCCGACAGAGACGTACGACGAGCTGAAGAAGGCGCTTGCCAACATGGGCATTTACAGCCAGATGGCGTACTTCGACCGGTTCCGCGACGCGAAAATATTCTATACTCGTAACGTGGCACTCGGGCTGCTGGCAGCCGCTGGCGGCGTCGCATTCACAACCGAACATGCGATGCCTGGGGACGCAGATATGTTCATTGGGATTGATGTCTCTCGGAGCTACCCCGAGGACGGTGCCAGCGGCCAGATAAACATTGCCGCGACGGCGACCGCCGTCTACAAGGATGGAACTATCCTCGGCCACTCGTCCACCCGACCGCAGCTCGGGGAGAAACTACAGTCGACGGATGTTCGTGACATTATGAAGAATGCCATCCTCGGCTACCAGCAGGTGACCGGTGAGTCGCCGACCCATATCGTCATCCACCGTGATGGCTTCATGAACGAAGACCTCGACCCCGCCACGGAATTCCTCAACGAACAAGGCGTCGAGTACGACATCGTCGAAATCCGCAAGCAGCCCCAGACACGCCTGCTGGCAGTCTCCGATGTGCAGTACGATACGCCTGTGAAGAGCATCGCCGCTATCAACCAGAACGAGCCACGGGCAACGGTCGCCACCTTCGGCGCACCCGAATACTTAGCGACACGCGATGGAGGCGGCCTTCCCCGCCCAATCCAAATTGAACGAGTCGCCGGCGAAACCGACATCGAGACGCTCACTCGCCAAGTCTATCTGCTCTCCCAGTCGCATATCCAGGTCCATAACTCGACTGCGCGCCTACCCATCACCACCGCATACGCCGACCAGGCAAGTACTCACGCGACCAAGGGTTACCTCGTCCAGACCGGAGCGTTCGAGTCTAATGTCGGATTCCTCTAA
- a CDS encoding DUF7342 family protein → MADAPGVEAWREHTSAFDRVWSIATTVSQPRTASYIADEAYVSENMALDHLKRLVELNVLLESDNEGATMYSPDPLYMRMQVLRELLDEHGRQGLDELRDELQEQMDALEGREQDLAEYRLGLVEEATDVRERYTSRPLHTSRTE, encoded by the coding sequence ATGGCCGACGCCCCTGGAGTCGAAGCGTGGAGGGAACATACGAGCGCGTTTGACCGAGTGTGGTCGATTGCGACTACCGTTTCCCAGCCGCGGACCGCGTCATACATCGCAGACGAAGCCTACGTGTCGGAGAACATGGCACTTGACCACCTCAAGCGCCTCGTCGAGCTAAACGTCCTCTTGGAGAGCGACAACGAGGGAGCAACGATGTACTCGCCGGACCCGCTCTACATGCGGATGCAGGTGCTCCGCGAACTACTCGACGAGCACGGCCGCCAGGGGCTGGACGAGCTGCGAGATGAGCTACAGGAGCAGATGGACGCTCTGGAGGGTCGAGAGCAGGACCTCGCAGAGTATCGACTTGGACTCGTCGAGGAGGCTACGGACGTACGTGAACGATACACATCACGGCCATTGCACACATCTCGTACCGAGTAG